CCCGCGTCCGTCACCTCCAGCCGCTGCGACTCCATCCCGCCCTCGTGCAGCGGCAGCGTCACGCAGAACGTCGCTCCCTGCCCCGGCGCGCTCTTCACGCTGACTTGCCCACCCGACTGCTGCACCACGCCGTAAACCGTGGACAGCCCAAGCCCGGTCCCCGCCCCCGGCGCCTTCGTGGTGAAAAACGGCTCGAACGCCCGCTGCAGCGTGTGCGGATCCATGCCCACCCCGTTGTCAGACACCGTCAGTTGCGCGCAGCGCCCGGCATGCCCCGTGACCAGCGCCATCGTTCCAGCCGCATCCGGCGCGACCGGCGCGCAACTGAGCTCGATGCGCCCGCCACCGTGGATCGCATCGCGCGCGTTGACCACGAGGTTGATCACCACCTGCTCCATCTGGCCGCGGTCCGCGCACACCGGACAGGGACCGCCCGTGCAGCGCAGCGCCACTTCGATGTCCTCACGCACCAGCCGTCGCAGGAGCGGATGCATGTCCCGCACCAGCTGCTGCAGGTCGAAGACCGTCGGGTTGCTCGGCTGCTTCCGACTGAACGCCAACAGTTGCTTCGTCAGGTTCGCCGCCCGCCGCGCCGCGCCATCGACACGCCGCACCCACTCCGACCACTCGGCCGGCTGCTCGGGCGTCGCGATCTCGAGCAGCAGTTCCGTCCCGCCCAAGATCACCGTCAACAGGTTGTTGAAATCGTGGGCGATGCCGCCGGCGAGATGGCCGAGCGCCTCCATGCGCTGGGCGTGGCGGAGCTGCTCCTCGACTGCCTGCCGGCGCAGCTCCGCCAGCTCGCGCTCGTGCATCTCCTGCTGCAATTGTTCGCGCTTCTCAATCAGCTCCCGGTAAAGCCGGTCATTCACGATCGAAATCGCAATGTGGTTCGCCACAATCTGCAGGTGGTTGAGTTCCGACTCGCTGAAACGGCGCACGCGCCGCGACGTGAAAATGCCCAGCACGCCGACGACGCTGTCTTCCACCAGCAGCGGCGCGCCGGCGTACGACCGGAACCGGAACTTCTGCTCGTCGTCGCGGGCCTGCGCGGCGAGGTCCGCCGTCGCTGACTCCGTCTCGACATCTTCCACCATGAATGGTTGACGTTCGTGAATCAGCACACGGGCAATGCCGACCTGCGCCGGCAATCGCGGGCTCAGTTGGCCCGTCGGCACCCCCGTGGCCGCCAGCAGGACCAGCTCCTGTCCTTCCAGCGTCCGCACGACGCACGCATCCACGCCGTACGCCGCCCGCACTTTTTCCAGCAGCCCGTGGACCTGGGCGGGCAACGGACCGGCACCGACCACGGGGTTGGTGATCTTGGCGATGAGCGTCAGCCGCTCGAGGGCATGCTCGTAGTCCTCGCCCGTCCGCGGCGTTTGCGGGCGTTCCGGCCCGCGCCCCTGCGTCCCGGCCGGTCGGTGCGCCGCTTCGTCCTCTGGCGCTGCGCCACCGGCGCACATCGGTCTGGATTGTTCGTCCGATCCCATTCAGCCCACGTCACCGCTGCGGCGCGAAGCCAACTCTGTCAGCCTGTCCAGTCGATGTACCCTCGTTACACAGACGTCAATCTGGCCGGACGGGCCCGTGTTCGTCCGCTCCCCAGTGAGCCTCATTCTACCAATTGGCCCGCTGATTACCACTGAAAATGTCTGTGCGCCACGTGCCAGACGTCGCCATTCCGGCCCAAACGCGGCACTCTCACGCATTCACAGCGCGGCGCCAACCACCCGCGCACCGCCGCTCGAACGCCGCCGGAGAGTCGATCGTGCGATCGCCCGGCGGGCGCCGATTTTGCGCTCCCGCAGTCCAGCTCACCCGCAGTCTTACGCCGGGCCCGCGCGCCATCGAACAACCGCTCTATGGCTCCGGTCTGCGGGCCGTCATCCGCTCGGCTGAAGTGCGCCTATCGCAATTCCGGCAAATCCTCGTACGGCTCGATGCGGCGCCGCAGCTTGCCGCCGCGATCGAGATACTCCGAGAGCGTCTCCAGTTCGGCCCGCACCGGCGTGCCGTCCAGCGTCGTGTCGCGCAGGTGACCCCAGGCCAGTAGCGGCAGCAAGATGCCGAAGCTGTACAGCGGGTCGCTCTCGGGCGTGTCGTCGCCGTCGGCGGTCTCCGCGTGGTAGTTCTCGTGCAGGTGGCCTTCGTCGAGCCACTCGGCCCGCATGGTCTCCAGGCAACCGCGCGCTAACGTAGCCGCCGCTTCCTCCTGCCGTGCCTCGCGCAGCGCCCAATGCACCAGCAGCGCCTGCGCCGGCCAGATCCGCCCGCGGACGTAATACTGCTCCGGATACGCGGGATCGTCGCGCGGCGAGACCGGCAGCAAGTAGCGCCCGCCGAACCGCCGGGGATTCAGCAGGTGCCCGTCAATCGCGCGCCGCGTGTGCGCGACCGACATGTGCGGCAGCAGCAACGGATAGAAGCAGGTCGGGGCGGCACGCGTGTTCCACGTACCGTTCCAGTCGCGACTAAGCCAGAGCCCGATCTCGTCGCACCAGAGCTGCTGATCGACGAGACGGCCGACACGCTCGGCATACTCGCGGTAACGCGCCGCCTCGGCTCCTCGCCCGAGCAGCTCCGCCATCCGCGCCAGGCACGCCGCATCCGCCGCATTCAGCGCGCTCAGACCGATGTCGGTCTGCTCCTGCGTGCTGGCCTCGGCATTGAACCGCACGCCGTCCCACATCGGGTGGTTGTCCATGCCGGTTTCGTAGCGGCTGGCCCACAACGAGTGCGATTGCCATTGCGGATGGGCCGGCGCGGCTGGATGGCTGCCCCACTCCAGCAGACCATCGCCGTTGCCGTCGCGGTTGCGCCGCCACCACGCGTGGTAGCGACACAGCCCTTCGTAGTGCTCCTCGACCAGCGTCCGGTCCTTCGTGCGCTGGTACGTCTTCCAGATCCCCAAGCTCGCGACCGGCGGCATCGCACGGTCGTACGTGATCCCGAGCGGACTGGCGATTCCCGGAATCAGCCCGTACGGCGTCTGCACCGCCATCTGCGGACCGACGATCTGGCGCGCGAGCTCCAGGTCGTATTCCGCCGCCGCGGGGATCAGCAGGAACGTGTCCCAGTTGAACAGCACCCACTCGCCGTAGTTGCCGTGCACGCACCAGTCGCGGCTGCAAACCTGCACCGGCTCGCCGCGATCCGCGGCCCAGATCATGTTCCAGCCGATGCCGTACACGATCGCCGCGTACGCCCACCAGAATTCCGCCGGGACGTACGAGAAGCACGCCAGGTATTCACGCCGCGCCGCCGCGACACGGCCCGCGATGTCGCGCTCCTCGGCGGTGAGCGGCGTGTTCTCATCGCCCGGGCGGCGCTCGGACTCCGTGCGGATTTCCAGCCGGCGCCCGTCGTCGGGTAGGGCCTGAATGACGGCGACAAATGGCCGGCACAGCGGCGCCGTGATGGTCGACCCCA
The nucleotide sequence above comes from Phycisphaerae bacterium. Encoded proteins:
- a CDS encoding response regulator, with product MCAGGAAPEDEAAHRPAGTQGRGPERPQTPRTGEDYEHALERLTLIAKITNPVVGAGPLPAQVHGLLEKVRAAYGVDACVVRTLEGQELVLLAATGVPTGQLSPRLPAQVGIARVLIHERQPFMVEDVETESATADLAAQARDDEQKFRFRSYAGAPLLVEDSVVGVLGIFTSRRVRRFSESELNHLQIVANHIAISIVNDRLYRELIEKREQLQQEMHERELAELRRQAVEEQLRHAQRMEALGHLAGGIAHDFNNLLTVILGGTELLLEIATPEQPAEWSEWVRRVDGAARRAANLTKQLLAFSRKQPSNPTVFDLQQLVRDMHPLLRRLVREDIEVALRCTGGPCPVCADRGQMEQVVINLVVNARDAIHGGGRIELSCAPVAPDAAGTMALVTGHAGRCAQLTVSDNGVGMDPHTLQRAFEPFFTTKAPGAGTGLGLSTVYGVVQQSGGQVSVKSAPGQGATFCVTLPLHEGGMESQRLEVTDAGRRPARGTEVVLVCEDEASVRQVMCRVLTGAGYKVLEAPNGSAALELARQSADAISLLVTDMIMPGMNGRELATRLHDTHPGLRCLLVSGYLGDMADTGRAARPWEHMLPKPFAPRVLLERVREVLGTPVVNL